From a single Chromatiales bacterium genomic region:
- a CDS encoding PepSY domain-containing protein: MPAALLFGCLSLPVFAAGEAALSPTLEQAVEEVRTETGGRILSAETVTKKGRTVHRIKVLTPDHRVRVVNVEAHVRR, encoded by the coding sequence ATGCCCGCAGCCCTGCTCTTCGGCTGCCTGTCCCTGCCGGTGTTCGCGGCCGGCGAGGCGGCCCTGAGCCCGACGCTGGAACAGGCGGTCGAGGAGGTGCGTACCGAGACCGGCGGGCGCATCCTTTCCGCCGAGACCGTGACGAAAAAGGGCCGCACCGTGCACCGTATCAAGGTCCTCACGCCCGACCACCGTGTGCGGGTGGTCAATGTCGAGGCGCACGTCCGCCGCTAG
- a CDS encoding response regulator transcription factor: MRILIIEDETRLREQLRERLVAEAYMVDTAADGEDGLYQASEFPYDLAIVDLGLPGLPGLDVIRRLRGDGSRLPILVLTARGKWEEKVAGLEAGADDYLVKPFHMEELLARVRALLRRAAGAPSSRLCFGPFVLDMQGQRLLRDEVEVGLTGFEYRMLEYFVSHRDKVVSKAELADYLYPHDEDPDSNVIEVLMGRLRRKLDPDNTLRPIDTLRGRGYRFALETRDE, encoded by the coding sequence ATGCGTATCCTCATCATCGAAGACGAGACCCGGCTGCGCGAGCAGTTGCGTGAGCGCCTGGTCGCCGAGGCCTACATGGTCGACACCGCCGCCGACGGCGAGGACGGTCTCTACCAGGCCAGCGAATTTCCCTATGACCTGGCCATCGTCGACCTGGGCCTGCCCGGGCTGCCGGGGCTGGACGTGATCCGGCGCCTGCGCGGGGACGGCAGTCGCCTGCCCATCCTGGTGCTCACCGCCCGTGGCAAGTGGGAGGAGAAGGTGGCAGGGCTGGAGGCCGGGGCCGACGACTATCTGGTCAAGCCCTTCCACATGGAGGAGCTGCTTGCCCGCGTGCGGGCCCTGCTGCGCCGCGCGGCCGGGGCACCCTCCAGCCGGCTGTGTTTCGGTCCCTTCGTGCTCGACATGCAGGGACAGCGCCTGCTGCGTGACGAGGTGGAGGTGGGGCTGACCGGCTTCGAATACCGCATGCTCGAGTACTTCGTCAGCCACCGGGACAAGGTGGTCTCCAAGGCCGAGCTCGCCGACTATCTCTACCCCCACGACGAGGATCCGGACAGCAACGTCATCGAGGTCTTGATGGGGCGCCTGCGGCGCAAGCTCGACCCCGACAATACCCTCAGGCCCATCGACACCCTGCGCGGGCGCGGCTACCGCTTCGCGCTGGAGACCCGTGACGAATAA
- a CDS encoding class I SAM-dependent methyltransferase encodes MNPSRRDAACPLCGHADSRPYHQDRRRVYRQCPRCALVFVPSAFHLAPEAEKAEYDRHENALDAPGYRRFLSRMAEPMLARLPPAASGLDFGCGPAPLLAELFRQAGHRMAVYDLYYANNPDALTGRYDFITCTETLEHLARPAGTLARWLDLLAPGGLLGIMTKRVRDHAAFSRWHYIQDPTHIAFYADATFEFLAREYGLALEVIGPDVVIMQKKPHRPGA; translated from the coding sequence ATGAACCCGTCTCGCCGCGATGCCGCCTGTCCACTCTGCGGACACGCCGACAGCCGGCCCTACCACCAGGACCGGCGCCGGGTGTACCGGCAGTGCCCACGTTGCGCCCTGGTGTTCGTGCCATCAGCGTTCCACCTCGCGCCCGAGGCGGAAAAGGCCGAATACGACCGGCACGAGAATGCACTGGACGCCCCCGGCTACCGCCGTTTCCTCTCGCGCATGGCCGAGCCCATGCTGGCGCGCCTGCCCCCGGCGGCATCCGGACTGGACTTCGGCTGCGGTCCGGCACCGCTGCTGGCCGAGCTGTTCCGGCAGGCCGGCCACCGCATGGCGGTATACGACCTCTACTATGCCAACAACCCTGACGCGCTCACCGGCCGCTACGACTTCATCACCTGCACCGAGACCCTCGAACACCTGGCGCGACCGGCCGGGACCCTCGCCCGCTGGCTCGACCTGCTCGCACCCGGCGGGCTGCTCGGCATCATGACCAAGCGGGTGCGAGACCACGCAGCCTTCAGCCGCTGGCACTACATTCAAGACCCCACACATATCGCCTTTTACGCAGATGCCACCTTCGAATTTCTCGCTCGTGAATACGGGCTCGCACTGGAAGTCATCGGGCCCGACGTGGTGATCATGCAGAAAAAACCACACCGCCCCGGGGCTTGA